The Anguilla anguilla isolate fAngAng1 chromosome 4, fAngAng1.pri, whole genome shotgun sequence genome has a window encoding:
- the LOC118225858 gene encoding kelch-like protein 34, translating into MSYFLVLSETYGGNVLSRYQRLRMEGRLCDVVLVAGGGTHFPTHRSLLASSSDYFWSLFQEHTHEFQAPTIYLPLLSDVGLSHILDFIYSSWLSMSPSTLEDVLEAACYLQVTSAIQLCSSYIADNLSPDNCCFFANIAARYDMADALSAANSFIAQRMGEFLKPGGGDWEGLLELNADSLRVVLRAEEMPGVQELALLSLLLDWLDHHKLSSLRSNLLLSNIRFALVPPEELTLLCTSRPALQTPFIKSLVLKALEYHQLGACKPLLQTTHSTLRTQTCKVLLVGGGPEADRPEREVLTFDPHLRKFHSLTLLPCRVQHHCVCTLGNFLFVLGGEVVEVDESEKVIGRVVTGQVWRYDPRFQHWEVLAPMSERRAWFSCCMVNRVIHVIGGRSGRGEEEVVLDTVEAYDMQADCWRRAMDLPQPIHGQACATHGGTIYISGGIHGNHHESSREVYSLEPCGSQWEKRAPMSIARYSHQMAVVRDRIYTFLGIYEPFCDIECYNPVQDEWTRLRPLLNDRFCYGLTLLPPPHDEQVLLIGGRKWRDAQEVSTPNVLAYDTESDSWREVCKLPKPLSGTQCTLMHIPDLTET; encoded by the coding sequence ATGAGCTACTTCCTGGTGCTGAGTGAGACCTACGGGGGGAATGTCCTGTCGCGGTACCAGCGGCTACGAATGGAGGGCCGTCTCTGTGATGTGGTGCTGGTGGCGGGAGGCGGCACCCACTTCCCCACACATCGCAGCCTGCTGGCCTCTTCCAGTGACTACTTCTGGTCCCTTTTCCAGGAGCACACTCATGAGTTCCAGGCCCCAACCATCTACCTGCCCCTGCTGTCTGATGTGGGCTTGAGCCACATCCTGGACTTTATCTACTCATCCTGGCTCTCCATGTCTCCCTCCACCCTGGAGGATGTGCTGGAGGCTGCTTGCTACCTGCAGGTCACCAGTGCCATTCAGCTTTGCAGCAGCTACATCGCTGACAACCTTTCGCCTGACAACTGCTGCTTTTTCGCCAACATCGCAGCCCGCTACGACATGGCCGATGCCCTCTCCGCTGCTAACAGCTTCATTGCGCAAAGGATGGGGGAGTTCCTGAAGCCCGGGGGTGGGGACTGGGAGGGGCTCCTGGAGCTGAATGCGGACTCCCTGCGGGTGGTTCTGAGAGCTGAGGAGATGCCTGGAGTGCAGGAGCTggccctgctctccctgctgcTAGACTGGCTGGACCACCACAAGCTGAGCAGCCTAAGGAGCAACTTGTTGCTAAGCAATATCCGTTTTGCCTTGGTACCGCCAGAGGAGCTGACCCTGCTGTGCACCAGCCGCCCTGCACTACAGACTCCCTTCATAAAGAGCCTGGTCCTTAAGGCGCTGGAGTACCACCAGCTGGGGGCATGCAAACCTCTGCTGCAGACCACCCACAGCACTCTGCGGACTCAAACCTGCAAGGTGCTACTGGTGGGCGGGGGCCCAGAGGCCGACCGCCCTGAGAGGGAGGTCCTTACCTTCGATCCCCACTTGAGGAAGTTCCACTCCCTCACCCTGCTTCCATGCAGGGTCCAGCACCACTGCGTCTGCACGCTGGGCAACTTCCTGTTTGTCCTGGGTGGGGAAGTGGTGGAGGTGGACGAGAGCGAGAAGGTGATTGGCAGGGTGGTCACTGGCCAGGTGTGGCGCTACGACCCCAGGTTTCAGCACTGGGAGGTGCTTGCGCCGATGAGTGAGAGGCGGGCATGGTTCTCCTGCTGCATGGTGAACAGGGTGATACATGTCATCGGGGGGCGCAGCggcagaggagaagaggaggtggTACTGGACACGGTGGAGGCATATGACATGCAGGCAGATTGCTGGCGGAGGGCCATGGACCTCCCACAGCCTATACATGGCCAGGCCTGCGCCACACATGGGGGCACCATCTACATCTCAGGCGGAATTCATGGCAACCATCATGAGAGTAGCCGGGAAGTCTACAGCCTGGAGCCCTGTGGGAGCCAGTGGGAGAAACGGGCCCCTATGTCCATCGCCCGCTACAGCCACCAAATGGCAGTGGTCAGAGACAGGATCTACACCTTTCTAGGGATATATGAGCCCTTCTGTGACATCGAGTGCTACAACCCGGTGCAGGACGAGTGGACCCGCCTCCGGCCCCTGCTGAATGACCGCTTCTGCTACGGCCTTACACTGCTGCCTCCGCCACACGATGAGCAGGTGCTGCTGATCGGAGGCCGGAAGTGGCGAGATGCACAGGAAGTGTCCACACCCAATGTGCTGGCATACGACACTGAAAGTGATAGCTGGAGGGAGGTGTGCAAGCTGCCCAAGCCACTAAGTGGGACACAGTGCACCCTGATGCACATCCCCGACCTCACTGAGACATAG